A genomic stretch from Corvus cornix cornix isolate S_Up_H32 chromosome 7, ASM73873v5, whole genome shotgun sequence includes:
- the TMBIM1 gene encoding LOW QUALITY PROTEIN: protein lifeguard 3 (The sequence of the model RefSeq protein was modified relative to this genomic sequence to represent the inferred CDS: deleted 2 bases in 1 codon), which translates to MSQPSAPPPYDDKNPLYPPPRGYPQPPHYAGGYPQPGGYPAGAGYAQPGGYPASGGYPASGGYSHPGMAMPTMPMRFGDNGFGDGSAFQSVDWDDRKVRHTFIRKVYAIISLQLLVTVGIISVFTFVHPVRSFVQRNVAIYYASYAVFLVTYLVLACCQGPRRRFPWNIILLSIFTLAMGLMTGTIASMYQTKAVLIAMLITAIVAIVVTIFCFQTKVDFTSCPGLFCVLGIVVMVTGIITAIVLSFKYVPWLHMLYAAIGAIAFTLFLAYDTQLVLGNRKNTLSPEEYVYGALTIYTDIIYIFTFILQIVGRD; encoded by the exons ATGTCGCAGCCCAGCGCACCGCCACCCTATGATGACAAGAACCCACTCTACCCACCA CCCAGGGGGTACCCCCAGCCCCCCCACTATGCTGGGGGGTACCCGCAGCCTGGGGGATACCCTGCAGGGGCGGGGTACGCACAGCCAGGGGGGTACCCTGCATCAGGGGGGTACCCCGCATCAGGGGGGTACTCTCATCCGGGCATGGCCATGCCCACCATGCCTATGCGGTTTG GAGACAACGGATTTGGGGATGGCTCCGCCTTCCAATCAGTTGACTGGGACGATAGGAAAGTCCGTCACACCTTCATCCGCAAG GTCTATGCCATcatctccctgcagctcctggtgacAGTGGGAATCATCTCTGTGTTCACCTTTGT ccacCCTGTCCGCTCCTTTGTCCAGAGGAATGTCGCCATCTACTACGCCTCATA TGCTGTGTTCCTGGTGACCTACCTGGTGCTGGCCTGCTGCCAGGGTCCCCG GAGACGCTTCCCCTGGAATATTATCCTGCTGAGCATCTTT ACACTGGCCATGGGGCTGATGACAGGCACGATTGCCAG CATGTACCAGACAAAAGCTGTCCTGATTGCCATGCTCATCACCGCCATTGTGGCCATTGTTGTGACCATCTTCTGCTTCCAGACCAAG GTTGATTTTACGTCGTGTCCGGGGCTATTCTGCGTGCTGGGCATTGTGGTCATGGTGACCGGGATCATCACTGCCATCGTCCTCTCCTTCAAATAT GTCCCCTGGCTCCACATGCTGTACGCGGCCATTGGGGCCATCGCGTTCACCCTG TTCCTTGCCTATGACACCCAACTTGTGCTGGGGAACAGGAAGAACACACTGAGCCCCGAGGAGTATGTCTACGGTGCCCTCACCATCTACACTGACATCATCTACATCTTCACCTTCATCCTGCAGATAGTAGGCCGGGATTAG
- the LOC104693980 gene encoding angio-associated migratory cell protein, with protein sequence MEPGEGPGPLGLHGDEEIIEVVELGPPGPDDLAEEMEDVDFEDEGAEEPDAEAWESEDDEGVEDGMEAQDDSEVTFSLHSASVFCVSLDPKTNTLAVTGGEDDKAFVWRVSDGELLFECSGHKDSVTCAGFSHDSVFVATGDMSGLIKVWRVDAKEEVWSFEVGDLEWMEWHPQAHVLLAGTADGNTWMWKIPSGDCKTFQGPACPATCGRILPDGKRAVVGYEDGTMRIWDLKQGTSLHVLKGQDGHQDPLTCVASNQDGSLIMTGSVDCHAKLVNSATGKVVCVFKMESVTPKAPIGEGEEAESNSVESLGFCNVMPLAAVGYLDGTLAIYDLSTQCLRHKCQHESGIVQLLWEESSAVVYTCSLDGAVRLWDARSGKMISEYRGHSAEILDFAVNKDASIVVTTSGDHQAKVFCVQRPDR encoded by the exons ATGGAGCCCGGGGAGGGCCCGGGGCCGCTGGGCCTGCACGGCGACGAGGAGATCATCGAGGTGGTGGAGCTGGGCCCGCCCGGGCCGG ATGACCTGGCCGAGGAGATGGAGGACGTGGACTTTGAGGATGAGGGGGCAGAAGAGCCCGATGCAGAGGCTTGGGAGTCGGAGGATGACGAGGGGGTGGAGGACGGCATGGAGGCACAGGATGACAGTGAGGTCACGTTCTCCCTCCACTCGG CTTCTGTCTTTTGTGTGAGCCTTGACCCCAAGACCAACACGCTGGCAGTGACAGGTGGGGAGGATGACAAGGCCTTCGTGTGGCGTGTGAGCGATGGGGAGCTCCTGTTTGAGTGCTCAG GACACAAGGACTCGGTTACCTGTGCTGGCTTCAGTCACGACTCTGTGTTCGTGGCCACAGGTGACATGTCTGGGCTTATCAAAGTGTGGCGGGTGGATGCCAAGGAGGAAGTGTGGTCCTTCGAGGTGGGGGACTTGGAG TGGATGGAGTGGCACCCTCAAGCCCACGTACTTCTGGCAGGCACAGCTGATGGCAACACCTGGATGTGGAAGATCCCCAGTGGGGATTGCAAAACCTTTCAGGGTCCCGCATGCCCAGCCACATGTGGCAGGATCCTGCCTGATG GGAAGCGAGCAGTGGTGGGGTATGAGGACGGGACCATGCGCATCTGGGACCTAAAGCAGGGAACCTCGCTGCATGTCCTGAAAG GCCAGGATGGCCATCAGGACCCCTTGACATGCGTGGCCAGCAACCAGGATGGCAGTTTGATCATGACGGGCTCTGTGGACTGCCACGCCAAGCTGGTCAACTCCGCCACAGGCAAG GTGGTGTGCGTGTTCAAAATGGAGAGTGTGACCCCCAAGGCACCCATTGGTGAGGGCGAGGAGGCAGAGTCCAACTCGGTGGAGTCGCTGGGCTTCTGTAACGT GATGCCACTGGCTGCTGTGGGCTACCTGGACGGCACACTGGCTATTTATGACCTCTCCACCCAGTGCCTGAGGCATAAGTGCCAACACGAG TCAGGGATcgtgcagctgctgtgggaggagagCTCGGCCGTGGTGTACACCTGCAGCCTGGACGGGGCCGTGCGGCTCTGGGATGCCCGCTCGGGGAAGATGATCAGCGAGTACCGAGGGCACTCCGCTGAAATCCTCGACTTTGCCGTCAACAA GGATGCCTCCATTGTGGTGACCACCTCTGGCGACCACCAAGCCAAAGTGTTCTGCGTCCAGCGCCCCGATCGCTAG
- the ARPC2 gene encoding actin-related protein 2/3 complex subunit 2 — MILLEVNNRIIEETLTLKFEGAAAGNKPEAVEVTFADFDGVLYHISNPNGDKTKVMVSISLKFYKELQEHGADEVLKKVYGSYLVNPESGYNVSLLYDLENLPADKDAIVHQAGMLKRNCFASVFEKYFKFQEEGKEGEKRAVIHYRDDETMYVEAKKDRVTVVFSTVFKDDDDVVIGKVFMQEFKEGRRASHTAPQVLFSHREPPLELKDTDAAVGDNIGYITFVLFPRHTNAAARDNTINLIHTFRDYLHYHIKCSKAYIHTRMRAKTSDFLKVLNRARPDAEKKEMKTITGKTFTTR, encoded by the exons ATGATCCTGCTCGAGGTCAACAACCGCATCATCGAGGAGACCCTCACGCTCAAGTTTGAGGGCGCGGCCGCCGG aaATAAACCAGAGGCAGTAGAAGTAACATTTGCAG ACTTTGATGGAGTCCTTTACCATATTTCAAACCCCAATGGAGACAAGACAAAAGTGATGGTCAgtatttctctgaaattctACAAGGAACTCCAGGAACACGGTGCTGATGAG gTATTGAAGAAAGTCTATGGAAGCTACTTGGTAAATCCTGAATCAG GTTACAATGTCTCTTTGCTCTACGACCTGGAGAACCTTCCTGCAGACAAGGATGCCATTGTGCACCAAGCCGGCATGTTGAAGCGCAACTGCTTTGCTTCAGTCTTTGAGAAGTATTTCAAGTTCCAGGAAGAGggcaaagaaggagaaaaaagagcagTCATCCACTACAGGGACGATGAGACAAT GTATGTTGAGGCAAAGAAGGACCGTGTCACAGTTGTGTTCAGCACGGTATTTAAGGACGACGATGACGTGGTGATTGGAAAGGTCTTTATGCAG GAGTTCAAGGAGGGTCGCCGGGCCAGTCACACAGCCCCACAGGTGCTCTTCAGCCACAGGGAGCCACCCTTGGAGCTGAAGGACACGGATGCAGCCGTTGGAGATAATATTGGCTACATCACCTTTG TGCTGTTCCCCCGTCACACCAATGCTGCAGCCAGAGACAACACCATAAACCTGATCCACACATTCCGGGATTACCTGCACTATCACATCAAGTGCTCAAAG GCCTATATTCACACACGTATGAGGGCGAAAACGTCAGATTTCCTCAAGGTGCTCAACCGTGCCCGTCCAGAcgcagagaagaaagaaatgaaaacaatcaC GGGGAAGACGTTCACAACCCGTTAA